From one Pseudactinotalea sp. HY158 genomic stretch:
- a CDS encoding Bax inhibitor-1/YccA family protein: MAPAHDQEETSMANPYFTSNANFGKSTPNYPIGESPYAQQQVGTIGQDQQFGQVQQSFYGPAATARQTGRMTIDDVIVKSALVIGTVVLAAIASWQLVPASMAMPVLWGGLILGLVLGLVNAFKKEPSPALIMGYAVAEGVFLGLISRVYAANWEGIVMQAIIATFITFAVCFVLFKTRIVKVTGKFAKIAVYATIAYAAFCMINLGVMVFAPGAFGPWGLRSGLMGLLIGAIAVVLASMNLIMDFDQIERGVRNGVDRKYAWSAAFGLTVTLVWLYLEFLRLLAILNRN; this comes from the coding sequence ATGGCCCCGGCACACGACCAGGAGGAGACCTCGATGGCCAACCCCTATTTCACGTCCAACGCGAACTTCGGCAAGTCCACCCCGAACTACCCGATCGGGGAGTCGCCGTACGCCCAACAGCAGGTCGGCACCATCGGCCAGGACCAGCAGTTCGGCCAGGTCCAGCAGTCGTTCTACGGCCCGGCCGCGACCGCGCGCCAGACCGGCCGGATGACCATCGACGACGTGATCGTCAAGTCCGCGCTCGTGATCGGCACCGTGGTGCTCGCGGCGATCGCCTCGTGGCAGCTCGTGCCGGCGTCCATGGCGATGCCCGTGCTGTGGGGTGGCCTCATCCTCGGGCTCGTGCTCGGCCTGGTCAACGCCTTCAAGAAGGAGCCCTCACCGGCGCTCATCATGGGCTACGCGGTGGCGGAGGGGGTGTTCCTCGGTCTCATCTCGCGGGTCTACGCCGCGAACTGGGAGGGCATCGTGATGCAGGCGATCATCGCCACGTTCATCACGTTCGCCGTCTGCTTCGTGCTCTTCAAGACCCGGATCGTCAAGGTCACCGGCAAGTTCGCCAAGATCGCCGTCTACGCCACCATCGCGTACGCCGCCTTCTGCATGATCAACCTCGGCGTCATGGTCTTCGCCCCCGGCGCGTTCGGCCCGTGGGGGCTGCGCAGCGGCCTCATGGGGCTGCTCATCGGTGCGATCGCCGTGGTGCTCGCGTCGATGAACCTCATCATGGACTTCGACCAGATCGAGCGCGGCGTGCGCAACGGGGTCGACCGCAAGTACGCCTGGTCCGCGGCGTTCGGCCTGACCGTCACCCTCGTCTGGCTCTACCTCGAGTTCCTGCGGCTGCTCGCGATCCTCAACCGCAACTGA
- a CDS encoding FKBP-type peptidyl-prolyl cis-trans isomerase, protein MSESTPTLPSATGDFGDKPELTFPAAAPPEELVVEVLTAGSGLTVESGQTIEVNYFGQIWGGRVFDNSYDRGSSIEFPIGMGVVIHGWDAGLVGRAIGSRLLLSIPPHDGYGPGGAPRAGIGGDDTLVFVVDILGSH, encoded by the coding sequence ATGAGCGAGTCCACGCCCACCCTGCCCAGCGCCACCGGCGACTTCGGCGACAAGCCCGAACTGACCTTCCCCGCAGCCGCGCCGCCCGAGGAGCTCGTGGTCGAGGTGCTCACCGCCGGCTCCGGCCTCACGGTCGAGTCGGGCCAGACCATCGAGGTGAACTACTTCGGCCAGATCTGGGGCGGGCGGGTCTTCGACAACTCCTACGACCGGGGCTCCTCGATCGAGTTCCCGATCGGCATGGGCGTCGTCATCCACGGGTGGGACGCCGGCCTCGTGGGCCGCGCGATCGGCTCGCGGCTGCTGCTGAGCATCCCGCCGCACGACGGCTACGGTCCCGGCGGCGCGCCGCGGGCCGGCATCGGCGGCGACGACACCCTCGTGTTCGTCGTCGACATCCTCGGCTCCCACTGA
- the msrA gene encoding peptide-methionine (S)-S-oxide reductase MsrA produces the protein MFATRATRLVSPSDALPGRAEAAFPVPRANIVLGTPLLGPWPEGTRTVVLAMGCFWGAERIFWRLDGVVGTAVGYAGGHTPNPTYEEVCTGRTGHTEAVLVAYDPARVGLERILREFWENHDPTQGFRQGNDRGTQYRSAIYWSGAGDEELVRASREAFNAVVREHGHPDITTELRPAADAGPFYPAEGYHQQYLEKNPNGYCNHGPNGMTCPVGILRQDELPAQRDVRPPAGA, from the coding sequence ATGTTCGCCACCCGCGCCACCCGACTCGTCAGTCCTTCGGACGCCCTCCCGGGGCGCGCGGAGGCCGCGTTCCCCGTGCCACGGGCAAATATCGTCCTGGGGACGCCGCTGCTCGGCCCGTGGCCGGAGGGCACGCGGACCGTCGTGCTCGCCATGGGCTGCTTCTGGGGAGCCGAGCGCATCTTCTGGCGCCTGGACGGCGTCGTGGGAACGGCGGTCGGCTATGCGGGCGGGCACACGCCGAACCCGACCTACGAGGAGGTCTGCACCGGCCGCACCGGGCACACCGAGGCGGTGCTCGTCGCCTACGATCCGGCGCGGGTGGGCCTCGAACGGATCCTGCGGGAGTTCTGGGAGAACCACGACCCCACGCAGGGATTCCGGCAGGGCAACGACCGGGGCACGCAGTACCGATCGGCGATCTACTGGAGTGGGGCGGGAGACGAGGAACTCGTGCGCGCGAGCCGCGAGGCGTTCAACGCCGTGGTGCGCGAGCACGGCCACCCCGACATCACCACGGAGTTGCGCCCGGCCGCGGACGCGGGCCCGTTCTATCCGGCCGAGGGGTATCACCAGCAGTACCTGGAGAAGAACCCGAACGGCTACTGCAACCACGGTCCGAACGGCATGACCTGCCCGGTCGGGATCCTGCGCCAGGACGAGCTGCCGGCCCAGCGCGACGTGCGCCCGCCCGCGGGCGCGTAG
- a CDS encoding AI-2E family transporter, with product MTSPPDGNPQRADDDLTARSRTVTTRIEPEPEDPVGEVPPESLVTDVELRPDPPRAAGPVPRAVRASASWSWRFIVIVAAAALLVYFAVQLKTVVVPVMVAALVAALLLPVVRFLSDRLRFPQALASLTAMVAALAVAGGLITLAGASIATGMGQLGAKAFDGFHEALRWLSEGPLGLDEDQINAWVDQLGSQLSSNADKILSGALSVTSSVGHVAAGALIALFCLFFFLKDGRGIWMWVVGLFPRNARERVDGAALRSWGSLASYTRTQIMVAFVDALGIGIGAAILGVPLALPLAVLVFLGSFIPIVGAILTGAIAVLVALVDQGFGTALVMLAIVLGVQQAESNLLQPMLMSRALSLHPVGVLLAVATGTLVGGIVGALFAVPIVAVVNTALNYLHGRDPLPPSRREVVAEMTRRWRVTRGSA from the coding sequence ATGACCTCGCCCCCCGACGGGAACCCCCAGCGGGCCGATGACGATCTCACGGCCCGGAGCAGGACAGTGACCACGCGGATCGAGCCCGAGCCCGAGGACCCGGTGGGGGAGGTGCCGCCGGAGTCGCTCGTCACCGACGTCGAGCTGCGCCCGGATCCGCCGCGGGCCGCCGGGCCGGTGCCTCGGGCCGTGCGGGCGAGCGCGTCCTGGTCGTGGCGGTTCATCGTGATCGTCGCGGCCGCGGCGCTGCTGGTGTACTTCGCGGTCCAGCTCAAGACCGTCGTGGTGCCCGTCATGGTCGCGGCGCTGGTCGCGGCCCTGCTGCTGCCGGTCGTGCGCTTCCTCTCCGACCGGCTCCGCTTCCCCCAGGCCCTCGCCTCGCTCACGGCGATGGTCGCGGCCCTCGCCGTCGCCGGCGGCCTGATCACGCTGGCCGGGGCGTCGATCGCCACCGGCATGGGGCAACTGGGGGCGAAGGCCTTCGACGGCTTCCACGAGGCCCTGCGGTGGCTGAGCGAGGGGCCGCTCGGCCTCGACGAGGACCAGATCAACGCCTGGGTCGACCAGCTGGGCAGTCAGCTGAGCAGCAACGCCGACAAGATCCTCTCCGGCGCGCTGTCGGTCACGAGCTCGGTCGGACACGTGGCGGCGGGCGCGCTCATCGCGCTGTTCTGCCTGTTCTTCTTCCTCAAGGACGGGCGCGGGATCTGGATGTGGGTCGTCGGCCTGTTCCCGCGGAACGCGCGCGAGCGTGTGGACGGCGCCGCGTTGCGTTCCTGGGGCAGCCTCGCCTCGTACACCCGCACCCAGATCATGGTCGCCTTCGTGGACGCGCTCGGCATCGGGATCGGGGCGGCGATCCTCGGGGTACCGCTCGCCCTGCCGCTCGCGGTGCTCGTCTTCCTCGGCTCGTTCATCCCGATCGTCGGTGCGATCCTCACCGGCGCGATCGCCGTGCTCGTGGCGCTCGTCGACCAGGGATTCGGCACCGCCCTCGTCATGCTCGCGATCGTGCTCGGGGTGCAGCAGGCCGAGTCGAACCTGCTGCAGCCGATGCTCATGAGCCGGGCCCTGAGCCTTCACCCGGTCGGGGTGCTGCTCGCGGTCGCCACGGGCACCCTCGTCGGCGGGATCGTCGGCGCGCTCTTCGCGGTCCCGATCGTCGCCGTCGTCAACACGGCCCTCAACTACCTCCACGGCCGCGATCCGCTGCCGCCCTCGCGGCGGGAGGTCGTCGCGGAGATGACCCGGCGATGGCGGGTCACGCGCGGGAGCGCCTGA
- the greA gene encoding transcription elongation factor GreA, with protein MSESTTWLTQEAFDRLKGEYDHLTGDGRTEIADKIEAAREEGDLKENGGYHAAREEQGRQEARIRQLEQILRHAEVGEAPPDDGIVESGMVVHATVGGEKMTFLLGSREVAGDTTDLDVYSASSPLGKAIVGRATGDTVVYQTPTGRSMTVEIGKVKPFRE; from the coding sequence ATGTCCGAATCCACCACCTGGCTCACCCAGGAGGCCTTCGACCGGCTCAAGGGCGAATACGACCACCTCACGGGCGACGGTCGGACGGAGATCGCCGACAAGATCGAGGCCGCCCGCGAGGAAGGCGACCTCAAGGAGAACGGCGGATACCACGCCGCCCGCGAGGAACAGGGCCGCCAGGAGGCGCGCATCCGGCAGCTGGAGCAGATCCTGCGCCACGCCGAGGTCGGCGAGGCTCCCCCGGACGACGGCATCGTCGAGTCCGGCATGGTCGTGCACGCGACCGTCGGGGGCGAGAAGATGACTTTCCTGCTCGGTTCCCGCGAGGTCGCCGGCGACACGACCGACCTGGACGTCTACTCCGCCTCCTCCCCCCTGGGCAAGGCGATCGTGGGCCGGGCCACCGGCGACACGGTCGTGTACCAGACCCCGACCGGCCGGTCGATGACGGTCGAGATCGGGAAGGTCAAGCCGTTCCGTGAGTGA
- a CDS encoding DUF4307 domain-containing protein: MPTPADHSAPALQDRYGAPRQTHRTTVRIAWAAGIVGALVMAWIMWGAFRPTVHNQLVGFDVSDPALTSVTFNVIKPADRSARCTVEALNTGFAQVGVLQVEVGPAQEDLVTLHREVRTSEPATTAIISSCELID, translated from the coding sequence GTGCCCACCCCCGCCGACCATTCCGCCCCCGCGCTCCAGGATCGCTACGGAGCCCCCAGGCAGACGCATCGGACCACGGTTCGGATCGCCTGGGCGGCCGGTATCGTCGGCGCGCTCGTCATGGCCTGGATCATGTGGGGTGCGTTCCGGCCGACCGTGCACAATCAGCTCGTGGGCTTCGACGTGTCCGATCCCGCGCTCACGAGCGTGACCTTCAACGTGATCAAGCCCGCCGACCGCAGCGCGCGCTGCACGGTCGAGGCGCTCAACACCGGATTCGCGCAGGTCGGGGTGCTCCAGGTCGAGGTCGGCCCGGCGCAGGAGGACCTCGTGACCCTGCACCGGGAGGTCCGCACGAGCGAGCCGGCCACGACCGCGATCATCAGCTCGTGCGAGCTGATCGACTGA